A genomic region of Balaenoptera acutorostrata chromosome 4, mBalAcu1.1, whole genome shotgun sequence contains the following coding sequences:
- the NKIRAS1 gene encoding NF-kappa-B inhibitor-interacting Ras-like protein 1 isoform X1 produces MEDCETMEDVYMAAVETDRGVKEQLHLYDTRGLQEGVELPKHYFSFADGFVLVYSVNNLESFQRVELLKKEIDKFKDKKEVAIVVLGNKTDLSEQRQVDAEVAQRWARSEKVHLWEVTVTDRKTLIEPFTLLARKLSQPQSKASFPLPGRRSKGNSSSEN; encoded by the exons ATGGAGGACTGTGAAACAATGGAAGATGTGTATATGGCTGCAGTGGAAACAGATCGGGGAGTCAAGGAACAGTTACATCTTTACGACACCAGAGGCCTACAGGAAGGCGTGGAGCTGCCAaagcattatttttcatttgctgaTGGCTTTGTTCTTGTGTACAGTGTGAATAACCTTGAATCCTTTCAAAGAGTGGAGcttctgaagaaagaaattgataAGTTCAAAGACAAAAAAGAG GTGGCCATTGTCGTGTTAGGAAACAAAACGGACCTTTCTGAGCAGCGACAGGTGGACGCCGAAGTGGCACAGCGGTGGGCCAGGAGCGAGAAGGTGCACCTGTGGGAGGTGACAGTCACAGACCGCAAGACCCTGATCGAGCCCTTCACCCTGCTGGCCCGCAAGCTCTCCCAGCCCCAGAGCAAAGCgagcttccctctgcctgggaggaGGAGCAAAGGCAACTCCAGCTCTGAGAACTAA